TTCCTGGGAATCGCCGGTCGACTGGTCGACATCGACGACCACTGGCTCACGGCGCTGGTGCTCGCTGCGGCCCTCAACGGCGGACTGGTGCTCACGGGCGTCGGCGGGCTGGTCTCGCTCGGCGCTGCCGCGGCCGGCTTCGGCGCGATGTTGAACGACTACATCGGGTAGGCGCCAGCCCGATCAGCGCTGCTGGTCGTCCGCGTTCTCGATGATCTCGTCGGGGTCCTGGATGTCGGCCCCGATGTCGCCGGACTTGACCGCCTCTGCCTCCTGTTCCATCGCTTCGATGTCGACGTCCTCCGTCGCTTCGAGGATCTCTTCGATGTCGTCCAGGCCGAGCATCTCGCGGGTCTCGGCGTCGAACTCGAGCCCCTCGAGTATCTCGCCGTCGGTCCGGGTGTCGGAGCCGGTGAGGTGTTTGCCGTAGCGGCCGACCAGCGAGGTCAGTTCCTGGGGCAGGACGAACGTCGTCGATTCGCCCTTGCCGATCTCCTCGAGGGTCTCCATGCCGCGTTCGATGACGGCGCGTTCGCCCATCGCCTCGGCGGATTTGGCCCGCAGGACCGTCGAGATGGCGTCACCCTGTGCTTCGAGGATCTGGCTTTGCTTTTCACCCTGCGCGCGGATGATGTTCGACCGCTTGTCCCCCTCTGCTTTCTCGATCGCGCTCCGGCGTTCACCCTGTGCTTCGAGGATCATCGCACGGCGGCGACGCTCGGCGGAGGTCTGCTGTTCCATCGCCTGCTGGACGTCCGTACTCGGGTTGACCTCCCGGACCTCGACGCTCTCGACGCGGATCCCCCACTCGTCTGTCGGCTCGTCCAGTTCCTCGCGGATCTTCGAGTTGATCTGCTGGCGCTTGTTGAGCGTATCGTCCAGTTCCATGTCACCCAGCACCGCTCGCAACGTCGTCTGGGCCAGATTCGACACCGCGCGCTCGTACTGCTGGACCTCTAAGAACGCCTTCTTTGCGTCCATGACCCGGATGTAGACGACGGCGTCGGCGGTCACCGGCGAGTTGTCACGGGTAATCGCCTCCTGGCGCGGAACGTCCAGCGTCTGGGTACGCATATCGAAGACGTAGGTCTTGGAGACGAACGGCGGGATGAAGTGGATCCCCGGCTCGAGCAGGCGACGGAACTCCCCGAAGACGGTCACCGCGCGTTTCTCGTAGGCCTCGACGACCTCGACGGCGGAGTACACCGTCGCGACGGCGATCGACAGCAGGAGAAAGCCCGCGATCAGCACGGGATCGACCGTGAAACTGACCCCGAGTGCCCCGCTCGACAGCACGGCCAGCAGCGCAGCGATGACCAGTGCCGCGAGGATGATTGCAGTTGCGTTGTTCGCCGTCTTCCGGACGCGCGGAATGGATGACTTGTCCATACTTGAGACATGGTGACACACACGCAAAGTCTCGTCGCCCGTGACTGTCACTCCAGTTTGGCCCCGCAGGCCGGACACTTCGGGCCAGACTCGCCTTCGACCGGCTCGACCGCGAGCTGGCATCGCTCGCACCACCGCAGGTTGCCTCCCTCGCCGTCAGGTGTATCGTGGGTCATATTACCAATCACCAATCGTGCCGGGGAGTGCCTCTCGACGGAACGACGCCTACCGGCCGTGTTCCTCGTGGGCGCTGGCGAGGTGGCGGCCGGCAAGCGCACCCAGCAGCGAGAGTTCGCCGGCAAGCCCGGCCGCGGCGATGACTTCTGCGAGTGCGTCGCCGTTCGTGCCGACGGGGTCGCCACCGCCGGCGAGGCCGAGCACGTCCAGCGCCTCCGACTGGGTCGGCAGGCCGGTCCCGCCGCCGACGGTCCCGACCGGCAACGAGGAGAAGGTCACGGATGCGTAGAGGCCGTCCTCGCGGGCCTCGACGCTCGTGATCGCGTTCGACCCGTCGACGACGTGCGCCTCGTCCTGGCCCAGCGCGAGGAAGGCCGCGCCGACGACGTTGGCGACGTGAGCGTTGAACCCCAGACTGGCGGCCTTGGCGCTGCCGACCAGGTTCTTGCGCGTGTTGACTTCGGCGATGGCCTCGGCGGTCGTCCCGAATCGGTCCTCGACGACCTCGCTGGGCAGGAAGACGTCGGCCGCGACGGTGTAGCCGCGTCCCTCGACGGCGTTGATCGCGGCGGGCTTCTTGTCTGTACAGAGGTTCCCCGAGACCGCCACCAGCGAGGCGGGAGTCTTTTCTTCGACCACTTCGGCGACCGAGCGGCTGGCGATGGTCACCATGTTCATTCCCATGGCGTCGCCGGTGTCGAAATCGAACCGGAGGAAGACGTTGTCGCCGACGACGTACGGCGTCACCTCGTTGAACGCGATGTGCGGGTCGGTCTCCTCGGCGACCTCGGCGATCAGGTCCTCGTTGTCCTCGACCCACTCGACGACCTCGGCGGCCTCTGTGACGCCCGACACCGAGAAGACGGGCGCGCGGGTGATCCCGTACTTCAGCACCTCGGCCTTCGCGCCGCCGGCCTCGCGGATGGCTCCCATCCCGCGGTTGACGCTAGCGACGAGCGCCCCCTCGGTCGTCGCGAGTGGCACGTAGAAGTCGTCGTCGGCCGCCGATCCATCGATCGGGAGCGGCCCGGCGACTCCCATCGGAATCTGGGCCGCGCCGACCATGTTCTCGATGTTGGGCTCGGCGCGGTCGGCGGGGAACGAGTAGTCGCCGACCGTCTCCAGGTCGGCCCCGACTTCCTCGGCCAGCAGTTGCCGGCGAGCCGCGGCTGCCGTGTCGGCGTCGGCGTGGTCTTCGAGTTCGTACAGCCGGAGATCGCCCTCCCTGACGCGCTCGGCGAGGTCTGCTGCGCTTGGCATGCCAACAGATGACGGTCCCGAGACCCTAAACGTTGCTTTTGATACTGCCGGCTGTAACAAACTGAAGGAATTCGCCACCCCGGGGGGCGAATATCTTTACGAACTTACAGCCGGCAGTATGAGTGTGGTGCTGTGTGCGCTGGCACGGAGTGTAGCGGCTGTGGACCGAAAGGTTATGAATGAAGTCGCCCCTATTCCAAATTAATGGCGAGTTCCACGCGTGACAGTGATCTCGACCACGAAGACGAGATCCGGATGTGGCGGGAGGACGACGTATGGGTCATCACAGACGTGGAAACCGGCGTCACGACGCAGGGGGAAACCCGAGAAGAGGCCCTGGAAATGATCGACGAAGCCGTCGCACTCCACCGTGGTGACGCCGTGGGGACTCCCGAAGAAGAACGTGAGGTGCTTCGGGATCTCGATATCGACCCTGACGAGGTCAAGGCCGCACGCGAAGAGGACGATGAACTTCCGGAATTTCTGCAGTAAAATATACGGCCCGATTTCTCGGCGGTGTTCAGATAAGGATGAATAGTGAGGCGGTGTGTTTTCTGAGTGCTCTATGCCCGAAAACACACGCCTCAGCGGAAGTATCGACCAGATCAACTTAGAGTTTGTTGAACGCGAAGCGACACCGCGACTGCTGATGAAGCTCGGTATTCAGCTGCATCTTGCTGGACTATCGCTTTCGAATACAGTTTTGATTCTTGAGGTGTTTGGTGTCGAGCGGGCACGATCGACCGTTCATAATTGGGTTCACAAAGCCGATCTACAGCCAGAGTCTGGTCAATCACCGGATCACGTTGCGGTTGATGAGACCGTGATCCGACTCAATGACGAGCGGTACTGGCTGTACGCCGCTGTCGACCCCGAAACCAACGAATTGCTCCATACAAAGCTTGAACCGACAACAAACAAGGTGATCGCTCACTCTTTCTTCGCTGAACTCTGCGAGAAACACGATGTCGACGACGCTATGTTTCTCATCGATGGGTCGTTCTCGCTGAAAGACGCCTGTCAACGACACGGCCTCGATTTCAGATATGAACGCCATGGAAATCGGAATAGTGTCGAACGTATCTTTCGTGAGATAAAACGCCGTACCTCTTCGTTCTCAAACTGTTTCAGCAACGCCCGAGCAGAGACAGCCGACGACTGGCTTCGATCGTTCGCCTTCGCATGGAATCAGCTAATCTGAACACGACCATTTCTCCGGCCGAGAAGTCGTGAAGGCCGTTACTTCCCAAATGAGTCGAGAGGGGCCTGTCTGAACGGCCCGAAAAAGTCACTTTCTGTATGATTTGACTATCAGTTTCGGCTGCTCCCGCGGTGTAGATCGAGATGATTCCGATTCACCGCTCCGAACAGACGATAGCAACCAAATCTCGCCGGTGTCTGCCGACAGCTGTCGCTCACCGCCCAGTGAACAGGCCGTGGGCTGACCCCGGTCAGCCCGCGGCCGTTGCCTGTGACGCCCGCACACCAACCCCGTTCGCTTTGACTTTCCACCGGCGTCGTAACTCTTCTTCCAGCTCGTGCCGAATCCAGTCACGGAACGTCTTGAATGTGAACTCCTCGGGCAGGTCGCGCCCGCCCCGGCGCGGGCGGGCGACGACCGCCCACCTGAGCACGAGCCACAGGTTCTCCAGCAATGCTGCGACCAACATGATGGCAAACCGCACGACAGGATCACGCGTCGTCGTGATCCCGCGTGCTTGCCGGAGTAAGCGGTAGGTTGTTTCAATGCCAGAGCGTTTCCTGTAGAGGCGTTCGATTTGCTTGGCCGAGCGATCAGTAACGCCGCACGCGACGTAGCCACGGACAACCTCACCGTGCTTGCCACGATCACCGTTCTGGTAGGAGACAGCGACCGCGAGCGGGAAGCGCAGTTCCCGCTCGCTGTCTTTGTACATGCGATAGGTCGTCATGTACGACTTGTGGACGTCGAGTTTGTCTTTCATGCGCTCGCCCTTCTTCGGAACGTGGACGACCGTTGCGGCGATATCGCGAGCACGGCGGATGACGCGCTCGTTGTAGAAGCCGCTGTCGGCAAGCAGCAGGTCGATCTCGAAGGGGTAGTTCTCGACGCGGGCGAGCACGCGCTCGACCGCGTCAGCCTCATCTTCGTCACTGCGGACATACGTCATCGCCAGCGTCACCGGCTTCTCGTTGGAGACGACGTAGGCCGTGCAATAGCGGTGGCAGGTAGTTGTCCCGTCCTTGGGAGCCATCGAGCAGAGTTCGCCGTCGTCGGCGTAGTGCTCGCCATGATAGGGGTTATCGATGAAGTCGATGGAGACGATTCTCGACCGGTCAGGGTCGAGAATCGTCATGGCGAGGCGTCCGAGCAGACGGTTAGCGACGAACTCGAGCCACGCTCGGTCGAGCGTATGGAGCCATGTGAAGACAGTGTCGTCACACGGCGTTCCGTTGGTGTCGTTGCAGGTTTCCCAAATCGAGGTCTGGTTGACGCAAGCCAAGATGACGACGAGCCAGATGTCGCCGGGGTCGAGGGGGCTCCCCTCGACACCCGGCAACGGGAGTGGAGTAATGACTTCTTCCGCTACGTCTTTCACGTCCGATGCCGAAAGGTAACCGTCTGGATCGGGGATCTTGAACACATCCAGATCCAGACACTTTCTCGTTGTTAACTCGGCGATTCAATTCCGCTGATTACGCCGGTTGGGAAGTACCGAAGGCCCTGACAAAGAATCGCTTCCACATCGTCGATCGGACCGGAAGTCACGTCAGCGACTTCGAAGCGTGGTGTGAGTGGATCGAAGGCAATATTTGAGGGTCGCGGCGATCGCCCACGGGCAGCTTCAAGTCCGTCACGCTCGACTCTTGTGACATGAACGACGCTGCCGGGATCTACGCACGCGAATCGGACGTTCTCGATCGCTACGTCCAGATCGGGGTCGCGGGCGATCGCGTCCTCGCGCTCTCGTTCCCCGAATCGCCGGACGCCGAGTCGGATACTGACCACCCGATGCTCGACCGGATCGAGGCGTACCTCGAAGGAGAAGACGACGACTTCGCGGACGTGACGGTCGCGCTGACCGTCCCGACCGACCGGCGGGGAGTCCTGGAGACGCTCCGGGAGGTGCCTTACGGCGAGGAGGTCAGCGTCGAGCAGCTGGTGCGGATGACGCCGGGGCTCGATCCCGAGAGCGACGAAGACAGAGAAACCGTCAGGACGGCGCTCGCCGAGAACCCAGCGCCGCTGTTGCTCCCCGATCACCGGGTCCGTGACGGGCCGTCGGCTGCCCCGGGCGACGTCGCCGATCACCTCCGACGGATCGAGGGACTGTAGCACGGGCCGCCGGGCTCACGCGAGTCCCTCGTGAACGACGAGTTCCAGCGCGTTGACGAGGTAGTGCGCGACGACGACCACCAGCAGGCTCCCCGAGAGGACGAACGCGCCCGCGAGCACGACCCCGAGCACGCCGGTCACGGCGATTCCGGCGCGACCCTGTGCGCCGTGGCCCAGTCCGAAGGCGACCGAGGAGACGGCGACCAGCGGCCACGGCGAGAGGTCGAATCCGGCCGCGATGACACCGATCGCGGCCGCCCGGAAGAGTAACTCCTCGACGGCGGCGATCGTCGGGAGGACGAGTCCGAGCAGGACGAGCCAGCCGCCGGGCGAGTCGGGTGCGAGCATCGACCTGAGGCGCTCGTCGTACTCGATGCCCACCACGTCGAGCGCGCGGGAGCTGGCCTCGTTGGCCGCCCAGAGTCCGACGCCGAGCGCGACCCCCCACAGCAGTGTCCGTCCGGTAGTCTCGCCAGCGCCGAGACCGAACGCTCTCGGCGGAATGGAAAAGACGACCGCACCACCGACGACCACGACCGCGAACAGCCCCTGCGTGACCGCGACGTTGGCCAGCAGCGACGCCGTCGAGAGTTCGGTCAGTCGCGGGTGGGAGAGCCGCGTCCTGACTCCGCGTCGCGAGTGGACGCCCGGATCGACGCCGACCGGTGTGAACTGCCAGTCGATCGTTGGTGGATCGCGGACAGTTCGGGCCGAAAGCCACGCGAGAACGAGAAACGCCGTTAGAACGAGGCCAGTGAGCCCGGCGAAGGCGGCCCACTGGGGGTCAGCCATCTACTGCGGGCTGGGCGAGCTGGGGCCGACCTGCCGATCCAGCGCCTTGCCGGTGATCGACCGCAGGCGGTCGACCAGCGAGTCCTTCTCGGGTTCGCCCGCCAGCGCGACTTCGAGCACCTCGGAGAGGTGCTGGACGGGGATGATCTCGATCTGGTCCTTGTACTCGTCTTCGATCATCACGTCCTGCTCGTTGGCCGCGGGGATGATGATCCGGTCGATCCCGGACTTGGCCGCGGCCTCGATCTTGTGGGTGACGCCGCCGACCGGCAGCACGTCACCGCGCACGGACAGCGAGCCGGTCATCGCGACATCCTGCTCGATGGGGATGTTCTCCAGCGCGGAGATAACGGCCGTCGCCACGGTGACGGAGGCCGAGTCGCCCTCGACGCCCTCGTAGGACTGGACGAACTGGATGTGGATGTCCTTCTCGGAGATGTCCTCGTCGCTGAACTTCTTGATGATCGCGCTGACGTTCTGGACCGCCTCCTCGGCGATCTCCTGCAGTTTCCCGGTCGCGATCACTTCGCCGGGGCCCTGACTGGGCGTCACCTCGGCCATGACCGGCATGACGATTCCGCTGTCTTCGCCCATCACGGCCAGGCCGTTGACGCGGCCGACCACGCTGCCGTCACTGACTGTCAGCTCGTAGTCCTTGCGCCGCTCGATGTAGTTGTCCGCAAGCTGCTGTTCGATCGAGCGCGAGCGTCGCTTGGCCTGCAGGACGTCCTCGCGTTCGGTGAACTCCTTGTCCTCCGCGCGGGCGATGTCGCCGGCGACGCGGACCAGCCCGCCGAGGTCTCGGAGTTTGAGCGTGAGGTGCTCCTTCCGCCCGGACCGACGCTGGGCCTCGAGGATGATCTCCTCGACGGCCTCCTCGGTGAAGTGAGGCAGGCGGCCGTCCTTCTCGACTTCCTGGGCGACGAACCGGGCGTACTTGCGTCGCATCTCCGGCTCGTCCTCGATGGTGTCGTCCATGTACACCTCGTACCCGTACCCCTTGATACGGGAGCGCAGGGCGGGGTGCATGTTCTCCATGGCGTCGAGGTTCCCCGCCGCGACCATGATGAAGTCCGTCGGGACGGGCTCGGTCTGGACCATTGCACCCGAGGAGCGCTCGGACTGGCCCGTGATCGAGAACTCCCCCTCCTGGATCGCGGTCATCAGCTTCTGCTGGGACCGGATGTCCAGCGTGTTCATCTCGTCGATGAACAGCACGCCCTTGTTGGCCTTGTGGATCGCGCCGGCCTCGACGCGGTCGTGGCTGGGCGTCTCCATGCCGCCGGACTGGAAGGGGTCGTGGCGGACGTCGCCCAGCAGTGCCCCGGCGTGTGCGCCGGTCGCGTCCTCGAAGGGTGCGACCTGCTGGTTGGCGTTGTTGACCAGCAGGTTCGGAATCATCGCGTCCGAACCGCGGTTCAGATAGCGGAAGACCAGGAAGACGATCCCGGCCGCGAGAATGCCCAGCAGGATACTCCGGGCGAAAAACAGCGCGTACCCGATGATCGCGATGATGATGATCCACATCAGGAACGACCGCATCTGGTTGCGCTTGCGGGCCTCCTCCTTGTGGGCGTCGACGATCTGTTCGCCCTTGCCCGCCGGCACGGTGCGGACCTTCGGCTCGTTGCCGTCGTCGGGGTTGTGATAGACCAGCACGTCCTGCAGGTCTTCCTTGGGCAGCAGCTGGCTCATCGCCTTCGCCAGCATCGACTTGCCCGTCCCGGGCGAGCCGATCATCATCACGTGGCGGCGCTGCTTTGCCGCCTTCTTGACGATGTCCCGGGCGTGGTCCTGGCCGATCACCTGATCGACCAGCCGGTCGGGGACCTCGATCTCCTCGGTCGTCTCGATGTCGAGTCCACCCAGCAGACCGTCCGCGTCGTCCTCGACCGTCGCCTCGTCGCCCTCGACGGAAACGCCGCTACCCAGATCGGTCTTCGTGTCGTCCCCGTCGGCGACCGTCTCGTCGGCCGCTGGTTCGACCTCGCCGGCAGTCGATTCGACTGTCTCCTCCTCGTCCGTCCGAGGGGACGATGCCTCGGTCTCGTCGTCGACGGCCCGTTCCGACTCGCTGTCGGCAGACGTCGTGCCGTCTCCGTCGGGGGTGCCGTCAGTGTCTGTGTGTTCGCTCATTCTATTCGTTGCTGTCACCAGTAGTCAGGGTCTGTCGACTGATATACTTTCTCCCCTCGGCCAGACGCTCCGTCTCCGATATTATGCCGCGAGACCGGCTGTAGGGCCAATATTCCAGTTTTTCACCGATCGATGAAACGACCCGTGTGCCGTCCGACGGACTCGCGGGCTTTATAAAACGTGCCGCCGAGGTACAACCAGAGTTATGACTCGTGGGTTCTATATCGGCCGCTTTCAGCCGTACCACAACGGCCACCACACGGTGATAGAGCACATCGCCGACGAGGTAGATGAACTTGTCCTCGGGATTGGCAGCGCCGATGTCTCGCACACGGTCCGTAACCCGTTCACGGCGGGCGAGCGGATCATGATGCTCACGAAGGCCGTCCGGGAGTTCGAGCGCGAACACGACCTGGTTACATACGTCGTCCCGATCGAGGACATCGACCGCAACGCCGTCTGGGCCGGCCACGTCGAGAGCATGTGCCCGGACTTCGATGTCGTCTACTCGAACAACCCGCTGGTGATCCGGCTGTTCGAGGAGGACGAGATCGAAGTTCGACAGTCACAGATGTTCGATCGCGAACGGCTGGAGGGAACCGACATCCGCGAGAGCATGATCGACGACGACCCCTGGCGCGATCGCGTACCCGATCCCGTCGTCGACGTCGTCGAAGAGATCAACGGCATCCAGCGGCTGCGAACGATCGCACAGGACGACGTCGTCGATCGCTGGGAAGCCGACGAGGACAACGAGCCGTAGTACTGCGAGTCGAGCGCTCGTTCGAGAGCCGTGGCGTCTCGACGTCCCCCGCGACGCAACCCCTATCAATGAGGACGCCGAGTGAACGGATATGTACGCCGACACGCTCGTTCTCGATGTCGACGGCGTCCTGGTGGACGTCGCCGGGTCCTATCGCCGTGCGATCGTCGAGAGCGTCGAACGGGTCTACGGGGAGACCATCGCCCAGCCCGCGATCCAGCAGTTCAAAGACGCCGGCGGGTTCAACAACGACTGGGAGCTGACCGACGCCGTCGCGCTGTACGTGCTGGCCGGCCGAGAGGGGTTCCCGCTGAGCATCGAGACCTTTACCGATCGCATCGCCGCCTCGGGCGGGGGACTGGCGGCGGCCCGGTCGGTCGTCGACGACGAACTCGACCCGGCACAGCGCGAGCGTGCGCTCGACGCCTGGGACCGCGACCGACTCCGGGACGTGTTCCAGCAACTGTATCTCGGATCGGAGCTCTACCGGGAGATCGAGGGCGGCTCGCCCGAACTGCACACCCGGGGATACATCCACGACGAGCCTGTCCTGCTCAATCCGGAGATCCGCGACGAACTGACCGACCGGTTCGCGATCGGGATCCTGACCGGTCGCCCCGCCGCGGAGGCCGACATCGCGCTCGAACGGGTCGGACTCGACGTGCCTGACGCCCACCGGTTCACGATGGACGACTGGGCGGCGAGCAAACCGGACCCGACCGCGTTGGTGACGCTCGCCGACCGGCTCGGCGGCACGGAAATCGCCTTCGTCGGGGACACGCTCGACGACATTCGGACGGCGGAAAACGCCGCCCGCGTGGACCCGGATCGAACGTACCGCGGGATCGGTGTGCTGACCGGCGGGCTCGACGGCGACGCCGGACGCGAGAAGTTCGAACGCGCCGGCGCGAGCGCGGTCGTCGAGTCGGTCGACGATCTGCCCGAACTGCTGGAGTCGATCGAGGAGACGCCGGCGGACTGATCGCGGAACGCTTAACCACTTCTCGGCAAAGGTACGCCTATGCGAATCGCGATACTCGGCGGGACGGGAGACATCGGCGAGGGACTGGCGCTGCGGTGGGGCTACGACACCGACCACGAACTCGTGATCGGGTCGCGCGAGGCCGACCGCGCCCGGGCCAAGGCCGACGAGTACGAGACGGAACTGGACAGTCGCGGCCGGGACGTGACCATCGAGGGGGCGCAAAACCCCGACGCCGCGGCCGACGCCGACGCGGTCGTTGCGGCGGTTCCGGCGTACCACCTCACGGATACGGTCGAAGCGGTCGCCGACAGGCTGGACGACGCGGTACTGGTCAGCCCCGCAGTCGGCATGCAACGTGACGGTGACGGGTTTCACTACAACCCGCCCAGCGCCGGTAGCGTGACCGCGCTGGCGGCCGACGCCGCCCCAGAGGACGTCCCCGTCGTCGGTGCGTTCCACAACCTCGCGGCCGGTCGTCTGGCGAACCTCGACGCCGACCTCGGGATCGACACGCTACTCGTCGGCGACGACTCCGACGCCAAGTCGATCGTCGCCGACCTGGCCGACGGGATCGAGGGATTGCGACCGCTCGATGCTGGCGGACTCGCGAACGCACCCGAGATCGAGGGGATCACGCCGCTTCTGATCAACGTCGCCCAGCACAACGACGGGCTGCACGACCTGGGCGTTCGGTTCGGCTAATACTGGTGGCTATACGTTCGGAAAGATATCTGGCACGACGGCGTGCCAGATCATTTCGAAATGGTATAGCCACCAGTATAACACGCCAACGCTCGGCTGACGACCGCTCGGCCCCAGCTGTCAGTGATGACGAGCAAGTGCGAACGCCGTTCCATTCCGTTCTATAATGCTGATGTTTATTAACTCAGGTCCGCTCAGTTAGCATATGACCGTCGCAAGCGTTTCGATGCCGGAGGAGTTGCTCGATCGGATCGACGAGTTCGCCGACGAACACGGCTACACGGGCCGCAGCGAGGTGCTTCGGGAGGCCGCGCGGAACCTCATGGGCGAGTTCGAGGACAAGCGACTCGAAGAGCGGGAACTGCTGGGGATCGTGACGGTGTTGTTCGATTACGAGACGTCTAACGCCGAAGAGCGGATGATGCAGTTGCGCCACGAGTACGACAGGCTCGTGGTTTCGAACTTCCACAGCCACGTCGGCGACCACCAGTGCATGGAACTGTTCATTCTCGAGGGCGGTCTGGAGGACATCTCGACGTTCGTCGGCAAGATCCGGGCGACGCAGGGGACGACGACCGTCGATTACTCCGTGACGCCAGTCGACGTCAATGTCGCATAACGGGGCTGTCAGAGGCTCGTTCGCGGCCGCTAGGCCGTGACCATCCAGGTCGTCGAGGAAGAGTAACCCCACTTTTCGATGTCGATGTCGAAGTCGCCGTCCTGGAGCGGGGCCATGTTCGTCCCGACCTCCTTGGCCGACATGCCGAGTTCCTCGCCGATGAGTCGCGACTTGAAGTAGGTCTGCGTGTCGGCGTGCTCCCGGAGGTACTCCAGGATCGACTGTTGTTTGTCCGTCAGCGTGGTCTGGGCTCCCCCGCTTCCGTGTCGTTGTGCCGTCGCGCTCATATCTCTCCGTACGCATGATCCCCTAATAGGGAGTTTGGTACGATCGGCTAACTCTCCGCTGTCTTGCGGTTTCACGGTCGCAATCGATCCCAGACGGCCCCACAGCGGACCAGCGTGACGGGAGTGGTAC
This window of the Halapricum desulfuricans genome carries:
- a CDS encoding MGMT family protein, whose translation is MNDAAGIYARESDVLDRYVQIGVAGDRVLALSFPESPDAESDTDHPMLDRIEAYLEGEDDDFADVTVALTVPTDRRGVLETLREVPYGEEVSVEQLVRMTPGLDPESDEDRETVRTALAENPAPLLLPDHRVRDGPSAAPGDVADHLRRIEGL
- a CDS encoding nicotinamide-nucleotide adenylyltransferase yields the protein MTRGFYIGRFQPYHNGHHTVIEHIADEVDELVLGIGSADVSHTVRNPFTAGERIMMLTKAVREFEREHDLVTYVVPIEDIDRNAVWAGHVESMCPDFDVVYSNNPLVIRLFEEDEIEVRQSQMFDRERLEGTDIRESMIDDDPWRDRVPDPVVDVVEEINGIQRLRTIAQDDVVDRWEADEDNEP
- a CDS encoding SPFH domain-containing protein — translated: MDKSSIPRVRKTANNATAIILAALVIAALLAVLSSGALGVSFTVDPVLIAGFLLLSIAVATVYSAVEVVEAYEKRAVTVFGEFRRLLEPGIHFIPPFVSKTYVFDMRTQTLDVPRQEAITRDNSPVTADAVVYIRVMDAKKAFLEVQQYERAVSNLAQTTLRAVLGDMELDDTLNKRQQINSKIREELDEPTDEWGIRVESVEVREVNPSTDVQQAMEQQTSAERRRRAMILEAQGERRSAIEKAEGDKRSNIIRAQGEKQSQILEAQGDAISTVLRAKSAEAMGERAVIERGMETLEEIGKGESTTFVLPQELTSLVGRYGKHLTGSDTRTDGEILEGLEFDAETREMLGLDDIEEILEATEDVDIEAMEQEAEAVKSGDIGADIQDPDEIIENADDQQR
- a CDS encoding ISH3 family transposase, whose protein sequence is MFKIPDPDGYLSASDVKDVAEEVITPLPLPGVEGSPLDPGDIWLVVILACVNQTSIWETCNDTNGTPCDDTVFTWLHTLDRAWLEFVANRLLGRLAMTILDPDRSRIVSIDFIDNPYHGEHYADDGELCSMAPKDGTTTCHRYCTAYVVSNEKPVTLAMTYVRSDEDEADAVERVLARVENYPFEIDLLLADSGFYNERVIRRARDIAATVVHVPKKGERMKDKLDVHKSYMTTYRMYKDSERELRFPLAVAVSYQNGDRGKHGEVVRGYVACGVTDRSAKQIERLYRKRSGIETTYRLLRQARGITTTRDPVVRFAIMLVAALLENLWLVLRWAVVARPRRGGRDLPEEFTFKTFRDWIRHELEEELRRRWKVKANGVGVRASQATAAG
- the hmgA gene encoding hydroxymethylglutaryl-CoA reductase (NADPH) encodes the protein MPSAADLAERVREGDLRLYELEDHADADTAAAARRQLLAEEVGADLETVGDYSFPADRAEPNIENMVGAAQIPMGVAGPLPIDGSAADDDFYVPLATTEGALVASVNRGMGAIREAGGAKAEVLKYGITRAPVFSVSGVTEAAEVVEWVEDNEDLIAEVAEETDPHIAFNEVTPYVVGDNVFLRFDFDTGDAMGMNMVTIASRSVAEVVEEKTPASLVAVSGNLCTDKKPAAINAVEGRGYTVAADVFLPSEVVEDRFGTTAEAIAEVNTRKNLVGSAKAASLGFNAHVANVVGAAFLALGQDEAHVVDGSNAITSVEAREDGLYASVTFSSLPVGTVGGGTGLPTQSEALDVLGLAGGGDPVGTNGDALAEVIAAAGLAGELSLLGALAGRHLASAHEEHGR
- the lonB gene encoding ATP-dependent protease LonB; the encoded protein is MSEHTDTDGTPDGDGTTSADSESERAVDDETEASSPRTDEEETVESTAGEVEPAADETVADGDDTKTDLGSGVSVEGDEATVEDDADGLLGGLDIETTEEIEVPDRLVDQVIGQDHARDIVKKAAKQRRHVMMIGSPGTGKSMLAKAMSQLLPKEDLQDVLVYHNPDDGNEPKVRTVPAGKGEQIVDAHKEEARKRNQMRSFLMWIIIIAIIGYALFFARSILLGILAAGIVFLVFRYLNRGSDAMIPNLLVNNANQQVAPFEDATGAHAGALLGDVRHDPFQSGGMETPSHDRVEAGAIHKANKGVLFIDEMNTLDIRSQQKLMTAIQEGEFSITGQSERSSGAMVQTEPVPTDFIMVAAGNLDAMENMHPALRSRIKGYGYEVYMDDTIEDEPEMRRKYARFVAQEVEKDGRLPHFTEEAVEEIILEAQRRSGRKEHLTLKLRDLGGLVRVAGDIARAEDKEFTEREDVLQAKRRSRSIEQQLADNYIERRKDYELTVSDGSVVGRVNGLAVMGEDSGIVMPVMAEVTPSQGPGEVIATGKLQEIAEEAVQNVSAIIKKFSDEDISEKDIHIQFVQSYEGVEGDSASVTVATAVISALENIPIEQDVAMTGSLSVRGDVLPVGGVTHKIEAAAKSGIDRIIIPAANEQDVMIEDEYKDQIEIIPVQHLSEVLEVALAGEPEKDSLVDRLRSITGKALDRQVGPSSPSPQ
- a CDS encoding type II toxin-antitoxin system HicB family antitoxin; the protein is MASSTRDSDLDHEDEIRMWREDDVWVITDVETGVTTQGETREEALEMIDEAVALHRGDAVGTPEEEREVLRDLDIDPDEVKAAREEDDELPEFLQ
- a CDS encoding CPBP family intramembrane glutamic endopeptidase encodes the protein MADPQWAAFAGLTGLVLTAFLVLAWLSARTVRDPPTIDWQFTPVGVDPGVHSRRGVRTRLSHPRLTELSTASLLANVAVTQGLFAVVVVGGAVVFSIPPRAFGLGAGETTGRTLLWGVALGVGLWAANEASSRALDVVGIEYDERLRSMLAPDSPGGWLVLLGLVLPTIAAVEELLFRAAAIGVIAAGFDLSPWPLVAVSSVAFGLGHGAQGRAGIAVTGVLGVVLAGAFVLSGSLLVVVVAHYLVNALELVVHEGLA
- a CDS encoding IS6 family transposase encodes the protein MPENTRLSGSIDQINLEFVEREATPRLLMKLGIQLHLAGLSLSNTVLILEVFGVERARSTVHNWVHKADLQPESGQSPDHVAVDETVIRLNDERYWLYAAVDPETNELLHTKLEPTTNKVIAHSFFAELCEKHDVDDAMFLIDGSFSLKDACQRHGLDFRYERHGNRNSVERIFREIKRRTSSFSNCFSNARAETADDWLRSFAFAWNQLI